Proteins encoded within one genomic window of Solibaculum mannosilyticum:
- a CDS encoding sensor histidine kinase, with product MEEITFKAVLWGYIKQKCKVLILFAIFSLLFFVVIAFYQLHAEAVLYATALCLSVGLIWGIVDFCYYYKRHKVLYEMRDKVDVDIEKIPLPHNLIEQDYMDLISAVHKDKIRRITEYDHLTSDMIDYYTMWAHQIKTPIAAMRLLLQTEENTNNKELLSELFKIEQYVEMVLSYLRLDSNSTDFVIRQYPIESIVKQAVRKYAPLFIRKKIRLDLKPMDQQVLTDEKWLVFVIEQILSNALKYTSKGKITISMEGKTLLISDTGIGIAEEDLPRVCEKGFTGYNGRADKRASGIGLYLCKRILTKLSHTIAIESAVGRGTTVKIGLDELETL from the coding sequence ATGGAAGAGATTACGTTTAAAGCTGTCCTATGGGGATATATAAAACAGAAGTGTAAAGTGTTAATTCTTTTTGCAATTTTTTCTCTTTTGTTTTTCGTTGTTATCGCTTTTTATCAACTGCATGCTGAAGCTGTACTTTACGCTACAGCCTTATGTCTCTCAGTCGGATTGATTTGGGGGATTGTCGACTTCTGCTATTACTATAAACGCCATAAGGTCCTCTACGAAATGCGGGATAAAGTGGATGTGGATATTGAAAAAATACCGCTTCCGCATAACCTGATTGAACAGGATTATATGGATCTGATCTCCGCCGTTCACAAAGATAAGATCCGTCGTATCACGGAATACGATCACCTCACCAGCGATATGATTGATTATTATACCATGTGGGCCCATCAAATAAAAACACCGATTGCAGCCATGCGTCTTTTATTGCAAACTGAAGAAAATACGAACAATAAGGAACTTTTATCCGAACTCTTTAAGATCGAGCAATATGTAGAAATGGTGCTGTCTTACTTGAGACTGGATTCCAATTCCACCGATTTTGTTATCCGCCAATATCCCATCGAAAGCATTGTGAAACAAGCGGTTCGTAAATACGCTCCTCTTTTTATCCGCAAAAAGATCCGTTTGGATTTAAAGCCTATGGATCAACAGGTGTTAACCGATGAAAAATGGTTGGTATTTGTCATCGAACAGATTTTGTCCAACGCTCTGAAGTACACCTCCAAAGGCAAAATTACCATCTCTATGGAGGGCAAGACTCTGCTGATCTCTGACACCGGTATCGGCATCGCTGAGGAGGATCTTCCACGGGTTTGTGAAAAGGGATTTACCGGATACAATGGCCGGGCCGATAAACGAGCATCCGGAATCGGCCTTTACCTTTGCAAACGAATTCTGACAAAATTGTCTCATACCATTGCCATAGAATCCGCAGTAGGGAGGGGGACTACCGTTAAAATCGGCCTGGATGAGTTGGAAACCTTATAA
- a CDS encoding FtsX-like permease family protein codes for MSKFFYPKLAATNIKNNRKTYLPYLLTCIGTVTMFYMISSLSLNSGLKNLRGGAIVAEVLNLGTIVTGIFAVIFLFYTNSFLMKRRKKEFGLFNILGMEKKHISRVVLCETIYIILISLTVGLLLGVLLDKLLYLGLLNMLKQEATFGFEFSATAFLNTILLFVGIFLLIFLNSLRQIHLSKPIELLRGGEIGEKEPKTKWIMTILGLACLGLGYYISVMIEDPIAALMFFFVAVILVIFGTYFLFTAGSIALLKALRKNKKYYYKTKHFVSVSGMIYRMKQNAVGLANICILSTCILVMISTTLSLFLGMGDIVDDMYPRQILVSSYRDSAQVDSEVYQWTKRILDENGISPKNEIHYTGYLNFAAIESGDTFSLDDSNYYLGASNQKIRNLLFFTLDDYNKITGQDQVLGDHEVLFAHNRDAYPNDQFTLFDTTYSIKENLDDFPAKGMMASNVASSYFIVVKDADVITSLCEQQAAVYGKNSSQVKDYYAFDIADTEQDAVPFYEILLDSRTENTSYQQINCRSVEREEGFSLYGGFFFIGIFLGLLFTMATILIIYYKQISEGYDDKYRFEIMQKVGMSHSEVKKSIHSQVLTVFFLPLVTAGIHILFAFPVITRILSCFNLTNITLFAVCTLICFLVFSVLYALVYSLTAKVYYKIVS; via the coding sequence ATGAGTAAGTTCTTCTACCCGAAACTGGCCGCTACCAACATTAAAAATAACCGCAAGACTTATCTCCCATATCTTCTCACTTGCATTGGAACGGTCACCATGTTTTACATGATCAGTTCCCTTTCCCTAAACAGTGGACTGAAAAATCTTCGTGGCGGGGCTATCGTCGCTGAAGTTCTCAATCTAGGTACTATTGTAACCGGAATCTTTGCCGTTATCTTCTTGTTTTACACCAATAGTTTTCTCATGAAACGGCGCAAAAAGGAATTTGGTCTCTTTAATATCCTTGGCATGGAGAAAAAACACATCTCCCGAGTTGTGCTATGTGAGACAATCTATATTATCCTCATCAGCTTAACTGTCGGCCTCCTCCTCGGCGTACTATTGGATAAACTGTTGTATCTCGGCCTCCTAAATATGCTGAAACAAGAGGCTACCTTCGGTTTTGAATTTTCAGCGACGGCATTCCTCAATACCATATTGCTGTTTGTAGGAATCTTTTTACTAATCTTTCTCAACAGCCTGCGGCAAATCCATCTCTCCAAACCCATCGAATTGCTCCGTGGTGGAGAAATAGGCGAAAAAGAACCAAAGACAAAATGGATTATGACCATCCTGGGTCTTGCCTGCCTAGGTCTAGGATATTATATATCGGTGATGATTGAAGATCCTATCGCAGCTCTGATGTTCTTCTTTGTAGCTGTGATCCTGGTTATCTTCGGGACTTACTTCCTTTTTACCGCCGGCAGCATTGCCTTACTGAAAGCCCTGCGGAAGAACAAAAAGTATTACTACAAGACAAAGCATTTTGTGTCGGTCTCCGGCATGATCTACCGTATGAAGCAAAATGCAGTGGGCCTTGCCAATATCTGTATTTTATCCACCTGTATTTTAGTCATGATCTCGACAACGCTTTCCCTTTTCCTCGGTATGGGGGATATTGTAGACGACATGTATCCCAGGCAGATTTTAGTCTCTTCGTATCGTGACTCAGCTCAAGTGGATTCGGAGGTCTATCAATGGACAAAGCGAATTTTGGATGAAAATGGGATTTCTCCAAAAAATGAGATTCACTATACCGGTTATTTAAACTTTGCTGCCATAGAATCTGGAGATACTTTTTCTCTCGATGATTCAAATTACTATCTGGGTGCTTCCAATCAAAAGATTAGAAATCTTCTCTTCTTTACATTGGATGATTACAATAAAATTACAGGACAAGATCAGGTACTGGGGGATCACGAAGTCTTATTTGCCCACAATCGCGATGCTTATCCAAATGATCAATTTACCCTCTTCGATACCACCTATTCCATCAAAGAAAACCTGGATGATTTCCCCGCTAAAGGTATGATGGCCTCCAATGTAGCCAGTAGTTATTTCATTGTCGTTAAAGATGCCGATGTAATCACATCCTTATGTGAACAGCAGGCGGCAGTCTATGGCAAAAATTCCTCTCAGGTAAAGGATTATTACGCCTTCGACATAGCTGATACCGAGCAAGATGCTGTTCCATTTTATGAGATACTTCTTGACAGTCGGACAGAAAATACATCCTATCAGCAAATAAATTGCCGTTCAGTCGAAAGAGAGGAAGGGTTCTCCCTGTACGGAGGCTTCTTCTTTATCGGTATCTTCCTGGGGCTGCTCTTTACGATGGCCACCATTTTAATCATTTACTACAAGCAAATCTCCGAAGGTTATGACGATAAGTATCGATTTGAAATTATGCAAAAAGTGGGAATGAGCCATTCTGAAGTAAAGAAATCTATTCATTCCCAAGTTCTCACTGTATTTTTCCTCCCCCTTGTAACAGCCGGCATCCATATCCTATTTGCATTCCCCGTTATCACACGTATTTTATCTTGTTTCAATCTCACCAACATTACGCTGTTTGCTGTATGTACACTCATTTGTTTCCTTGTATTTTCCGTTCTTTATGCTCTTGTGTATTCCTTAACGGCAAAGGTGTATTATAAAATCGTCAGCTAA
- a CDS encoding ABC transporter ATP-binding protein: MAILEVKNLKKVYTTRFGGNHVQALSNVSFSVEDGEYVAIMGESGSGKTTLLNILAALDKPTSGEVLLNGKSIVSLKEKEISAFRRNNLGFVFQDFNLLDTFSLQDNIFLPLVLSGKSYNEMNKRLQPIAHKLGIADILSKYPYEVSGGQKQRAAVARALITEPQLILADEPTGALDSRATDGLLRLFDKINQDGQTILMVTHSIKAASSAKRVLFIKDGEVFHQIYKGAHTSEEMYQKISDTLTMIATGGARNE; the protein is encoded by the coding sequence ATGGCAATTTTAGAAGTCAAAAATCTGAAAAAAGTTTATACCACTCGATTTGGCGGCAATCATGTGCAGGCCTTGTCCAATGTCTCCTTCTCCGTGGAAGACGGGGAATACGTCGCCATCATGGGTGAATCTGGATCCGGTAAAACCACATTGCTCAACATCTTGGCCGCTCTGGATAAACCCACCAGTGGGGAAGTCCTGCTCAATGGCAAGAGTATTGTATCCCTGAAGGAGAAGGAGATTTCCGCCTTCCGCCGTAACAATTTAGGATTTGTCTTTCAGGATTTCAATCTGCTGGACACCTTTTCTTTGCAGGATAATATTTTTCTCCCCTTGGTGCTTTCAGGAAAGTCCTATAACGAGATGAACAAACGTCTGCAACCCATCGCTCATAAATTGGGAATTGCCGATATCTTGTCCAAATATCCCTACGAAGTATCCGGCGGGCAGAAACAGCGTGCCGCTGTCGCCCGGGCGCTTATCACTGAACCCCAGCTCATTCTGGCCGACGAACCTACCGGTGCCCTGGACTCCCGTGCAACCGACGGTCTCCTGCGTTTGTTTGATAAAATTAATCAGGATGGACAGACCATCTTAATGGTGACTCACAGCATCAAGGCTGCCAGCAGCGCTAAACGCGTCTTGTTCATTAAGGACGGCGAAGTCTTCCATCAGATTTATAAAGGAGCCCATACCTCAGAAGAGATGTATCAAAAGATTTCTGATACCCTCACCATGATCGCAACAGGTGGTGCTAGAAATGAGTAA